One region of Cheilinus undulatus linkage group 4, ASM1832078v1, whole genome shotgun sequence genomic DNA includes:
- the LOC121507889 gene encoding meiosis regulator and mRNA stability factor 1 isoform X5 gives MEGLGKDSSICSTRPLPWLSHSKTEPSTLLWKFKDCFSSNETNSLHHKDKEHNYMDNRKAALELKDVPPPPQHTSSSQSSQPFSLAPLPLPPPCLPLPQLTQDPHQQQLPPQQQPEGTSPKVSSQPINGLSESDKAWPNVPLPQTAPVQIPICNGCGTSSDGIMLLQSTSLSKTGQKYGSPETCVPENIPPVGVFWDIENCSVPSGRSAGAVVQRIRSRFFQGHREAEFICVCDISKESKAVIQELNNCQVTVAHINATAKNAADDKLRQSLRRFAETHTAPATVVLVSSDVNFASELSDLRHRHGFQVILVHGSHTSSALLQHAHCHVAFQEITADLPPRMPIKEQPSFNLLYVHNLPVNCDKSLRNAVKLRLRRLSDNCGGKVLGMSQGTAVLRFGSPEAAARARKRMENEDVFGRRISLSFSPRPRDDASPEPELQSRTHLLFQPQALPQTYQSQDSMFAPAPTISSFSFLPLEKPRSPRRPRRTTRHYNNPGPLPERPYSPRRGCSGPPGGASAKPHQELSSLEVKPRMGLHHLEKGRAASTSPHSNDETESLERLSKQGFTGEPMYRKRREGSNPRSVTESPVEQMDRSSAEFQISTPSAFSKLNLHRSFSPLVLSQGSWSSRSVSPCLSSRSSPLLTAPRSPHPERPPEPFSDGAEIQVANLDYRMSRKDLQQTLRETFSRYGQVKAVELSPHTDYQLKATIQMLSLQQAISAISGLHRYKVGGKRIQVSLITGGSSKSLSMLGTEIITILQDSPASCLPLFKFTEIYEKKYSRKLVVGDLYKLPEVVAVREQGGSRLVCLLPSSQIRQSPLGSSQSQEGSSSASGSPVVFEELEYHDPVCRQHYKQQDFSEADFDPDSYKIPFVVTSLSTLASEIHSLLQSHEGTLPLLSFPDCYAAKFSPMQLGNESLEGGVPLEHLITCVPSITIVTAQNGFKVIKWIHNKPSAPNSEPWIQRCKSPVGNPQLIQFSREIIDLLKNQPSCIMPMSKFIPSYHHHFAKQCRVSDYGYSKLLELLEAVPHVLQILGMGTKRLLTLTHRAQVKRFTQDLLKLLKFQASKQVAITDFMQAYHWCFSRDWRVVDYGICDLMDLLNEIPDTTITITHQDTDTVISVPKRERTVEEMERTKQFGKEVVDLLRHQPHCRMPFSKFIPTYHHHFGRQCKLSYYGFTKLMELFEAIPDILMVLECGEEKVLTLTEVERIKALAAQLVKLLRAQKNCSLPVSQLLTEYSNTFGYGLRLQDYDASSLPALLSKLCHVVKVVDGSESREVQLINRKSLRSLTSQLLGLLMSQDDQQVTKGIRVEMLSQQYLSVHGALLNPCEYGFLSLSELLKSMPYLVELYHEERDDNSTAGNTASGRGEEWVRLTLLYQFARNVRALLHTYHYNQIFLTEFLGAYNKFTGCTLESRFYGYTSTDELLGAIPQVVWIKGHGHKRIIVLKNDMKARASTSSPSSPRPGESIGSPRDSPFSNSTSGAQSPAGDTVAESELLCLASPVDLLCGPVPSCLPSPQLHPDPVLLQRADLIHFEEKNPTAQTPVNNEAEVVTAVVADSTTDQHEQPGLVEDSAVSKLPVPPDMKTNLSMDSPGRRAMRSKIKLAANFSFPAGL, from the exons CCCATAAATGGTCTGTCAGAGTCAGACAAGGCATGGCCCAATGTTCCTTTGCCCCAGACTGCCCCTGTCCAGATCCCCATCTGTAATGGCTGTGGCACCTCCTCAGATGGCATTATGCTCCTGCAATCAACCAGCCTTAGCAAGACGGGCCAAAAGTATG GTTCTCCAGAGACTTGTGTTCCTGAAAACATCCCTCCAGTGGGTGTCTTTTGGGATATTGAAAACTGCAGCGTACCCAGTGGACGCTCTGCAGGAGCAGTGGTTCAGCGCATTCGCAGCCGATTCTTTCAGGGACACCGTGAGGCAGAATTCATTTGTGTCTGTGATATAAGCAAAGAGAGTAAAGCTGTCATCCAAGAGCTCAACAACTGCCAG GTCACTGTGGCACATATCAATGCCACAGCCAAGAATGCTGCAGATGATAAGCTTCGCCAGAGTCTGCGACGCTTTGCCGAGACCCACACTGCACCTGCAACAGTTGTACTGGTATCCT CGGATGTGAATTTTGCCAGTGAGCTGAGTGACTTGCGTCATCGCCATGGTTTCCAGGTTATCCTTGTCCATGGTAGCCATACATCTTCAGCCCTGCTACAGCATGCCCACTGCCATGTGGCCTTTCAGGAGATCACAGCTGATCTGCCACCTCGTATGCCTATCAAAGAACAG CCCAGTTTCAACCTCCTATATGTGCACAACCTCCCTGTCAACTGTGACAAGAGCCTGCGGAACGCTGTGAAGCTCAGGCTCCGCCGTCTGTCCGACAACTGTGGGGGCAAGGTGCTGGGCATGTCCCAGGGTACAGCAGTCCTGCGGTTTGGCAGCCCTGAGGCAGCTGCACGTGCCCGCAAGCGAATGGAAAATGAGGATGTGTTTGGTCGTCGAATCAGCCTCTCCTTCTCCCCACGGCCCAGAGATGATGCAAGTCCTGAACCCGAGCTTCAGTCTCGGACCCACCTCTTATTTCAGCCTCAGGCTCTTCCCCAGACTTATCAAAGCCAGGACTCAATGTTTGCCCCTGCCCCTACCATATCCTCCTTTTCCTTTCTGCCCCTGGAGAAGCCAAGGTCACCCAGGAGGCCAAGGCGAACAACCCGCCACTACAACAACCCAGGCCCCTTGCCTGAACGGCCCTACAGCCCCAGAAGAGGGTGCAGTGGGCCTCCCGGCGGTGCTTCAGCCAAGCCCCATCAG GAACTGAGTAGTTTGGAAGTTAAGCCAAGAATGGGCTTACACCACCTGGAGAAAGGACGTGCTGCTTCCACTTCGCCCCACAGTAATGATGAGACGGAGTCTTTGGAGAGGCTGTCCAAGCAAGGCTTTACTGGAGAACCCATGTACAGGAAAAG GAGAGAAGGCTCCAACCCACGCAGTGTCACTGAATCCCCTGTAGAACAAATGGACAGGAGCTCGGCAGAGTTCCAGATTAGCACACCGTCAGCGTTTAGCAAGTTGAATCTTCACAGGAGCTTCAGTCCCCTTGTCCTGTCCCAAGGTTCCTGGTCATCCAG GAGTGTGTCCCCCTGCTTGTCCAGCCGCTCCTCGCCACTCCTGACTGCACCTCGTAGCCCTCATCCAGAACGACCTCCTGAGCCTTTCTCAGATGGGGCAGAGATCCAGGTGGCCAACCTGGACTACAGAATGTCCCGCAAGGATTTGCAGCAGACGTTGCGTGAAACATTCTCCCGATATGGGCAG GTGAAAGCTGTGGAACTTAGCCCTCACACTGACTATCAGCTCAAGGCCACGATCCAGATGTTGTCCCTTCAGCAGGCCATAAGTGCAATCAGTGGTCTGCACCGTTATAAAGTTGGAGGAAAGCGCATTCAGGTGTCTCTGATCACTGGTGGCAGCAGTAAATCCCTCTCCATGCTCGG CACAGAGATCATCACCATACTTCAGGATTCACCTGCCAGCTGCCTTCCCCTATTCAAGTTCACAGAGATCTATGAGAAAAA ATATTCTCGTAAGCTGGTGGTTGGGGATCTGTACAAGCTACCAGAGGTGGTAGCAGTGCGGGAACAGGGAGGCTCAAGGCTTGTGTGCCTTCTTCCTAGCAGTCAAATTCGTCAGAGTCCCCTTGGATCTTCCCAGTCTCAGGAGGGCTCTTCCTCTGCTAGTGGAAGCCCTGTGGTGTTTGAGGAGTTGGAATACCATGACCCTGTCTGTAGACAACATTACAAACAGCAGGACTTCAG TGAGGCTGACTTTGACCCGGACTCCTATAAAATCCCTTTTGTTGTGACATCTCTAAGCACTTTGGCTTCTGAGATCCACAGTCTACTCCAGTCACACGAGGGAACTCTTCCGTTACTCAG cttTCCAGACTGCTATGCAGCCAAATTCAGTCCAATGCAGTTAGGAAATGAGTCACTGGAGGGAGGTGTACCCCTGGAGCATCTCATTACCTGTGTTCCCAGTATTACAATAGTAACAGCACAGAATGGCTTTAAAGTCATCAAATGGATCCACAACAAACCATCAGCACCAAACTCAG AACCATGGATACAGCGCTGCAAGAGTCCAGTTGGAAATCCCCAGCTCATCCAATTCAGCCGAGAGATTATTGACCTGTTGAAGAATCAGCCCTCATGCATCATGCCCATGAGCAAGTTCATTCCCTCATACCACCATCACTTTGCCAAACAATGTCGTGTCTCTGACTATGGTTACTCTAAGCTGCTGGAGCTGCTGGAGGCAGTGCCACATGTCCTGCAG atCTTGGGTATGGGTACGAAACGTCTACTCACCTTGACCCATCGTGCGCAAGTAAAGCGCTTCACTCAAGACCTGCTTAAACTGCTCAAATTTCAGGCTAGCAAACAAGTGGCGATAACGGACTTCATGCAAGCCTACCACTG GTGCTTCTCCAGAGACTGGAGGGTAGTTGACTATGGCATATGTGACCTAATGGATCTGCTGAATGAAATCCCTGACACCACCATCACTATTACACATCAAGACACAGACACGGTCATCTCTGTGCCCAAGAGAG AGCGAACAGTGGAGGAAATGGAGCGTACTAAGCAGTTTGGGAAGGAGGTGGTGGATCTTCTCCGTCACCAGCCTCACTGCAGAATGCCTTTCAGCAAGTTCATTCCCACCTATCACCATCATTTTGGCCGTCAGTGCAAGCTAAGCTACTATGGCTTTACTAAGCTTATGGAACTTTTTGAGGCAATTCCTGACATCCTAATG GTGTTGGAGTGTGGTGAGGAGAAAGTGCTGACTCTGACAGAAGTTGAGCGCATCAAGGCCCTAGCAGCTCAGTTGGTCAAGCTGCTTCGGGCTCAGAAAAACTGTAGCCTTCCTGTCAGCCAGCTGTTAACGGAGTACAGCAACACTTTCGGTTATGGTCTACGACTTCAAGACTATGATGCCAGCTCCCTGCCAGCTCTGCTGTCCAAACTCTGCCATGTAGTCAAG GTGGTGGATGGCTCTGAGAGTCGAGAAGTGCAATTAATCAACAGAAAGTCTCTGCGCTCCCTGACCTCTCAGTTACTGGGTCTGCTTATGTCCCAAGATGATCAACAAGTCACCAAGGGTATCAGAGTTGAAATGTTAAGCCAGCAATATCTGTCAGTCCATGGAGCCTTGCTCAATCCATGTGAATATGGGTTCCTCTCCCTCAGCGAGTTGCTTAAGAGCATGCCATACCTTGTTGAG tTGTACCACGAAGAAAGGGATGACAACAGCACAGCTGGTAACACTGCCAGTGGTCGTGGTGAGGAGTGGGTGAGGCTGACTTTGCTTTACCAGTTTGCCCGTAATGTACGTGCCCTCCTCCACACCTACCATTACAACCAGATCTTCTTGACTGAGTTCTTGGGGGCCTACAACAAATTTACAGGCTGCACTCTTGAATCTCGTTTCTATGGATACACCAGCACAGATGAGTTGCTTGGAGCCATTCCACAG GTGGTCTGGATCAAAGGTCATGGTCACAAGAGGATAATCGTGttaaaaaatgatatgaaaG cAAGAGCAAGCACTTCTTCCCCCAGCAGCCCCAGGCCAGGAGAGAGCATAGGGAGTCCGAGAGACAGCCCCTTTAGCAACTCAACATCTGGAGCTCAGAGCCCAG CTGGTGATACAGTGGCAGAATCAGAGCTACTATGCCTGGCATCACCAGTAGACCTGCTGTGTGGTCCTGTACCATCCTGCCTGCCTTCACCTCAACTCCACCCAGATCCCGTTCTCCTCCAGAGGGCGGACCTGATTCACTTTGAGGAGAAAAATCCAACAGCACAAACACCAG TGAATAATGAAGCTGAGGTGGTGACTGCAGTGGTTGCAGATAGCACTACTGATCAACACGAGCAGCCTGGTTTAGTAGAAGACTCTGCAGTGTCCAAACTTCCAGTGCCCCCTGACATGAAGACTAACTTGTCCATGGACAGTCCAGGCAGAAGAGCCATGCGCAGCAAAATAAAGTTAGCTGCAAACTTCTCATTCCCAGCAGGCCTCTGA
- the LOC121507889 gene encoding meiosis regulator and mRNA stability factor 1 isoform X7 — translation MEGLGKDSSICSTRPLPWLSHSKTEPSTLLWKFKDCFSSNETNSLHHKDKEHNYMDNRKAALELKDVPPPPQHTSSSQSSQPFSLAPLPLPPPCLPLPQLTQDPHQQQLPPQQQPEGTSPKVSSQTAPVQIPICNGCGTSSDGIMLLQSTSLSKTGQKYGSPETCVPENIPPVGVFWDIENCSVPSGRSAGAVVQRIRSRFFQGHREAEFICVCDISKESKAVIQELNNCQVTVAHINATAKNAADDKLRQSLRRFAETHTAPATVVLVSSDVNFASELSDLRHRHGFQVILVHGSHTSSALLQHAHCHVAFQEITADLPPRMPIKEQPSFNLLYVHNLPVNCDKSLRNAVKLRLRRLSDNCGGKVLGMSQGTAVLRFGSPEAAARARKRMENEDVFGRRISLSFSPRPRDDASPEPELQSRTHLLFQPQALPQTYQSQDSMFAPAPTISSFSFLPLEKPRSPRRPRRTTRHYNNPGPLPERPYSPRRGCSGPPGGASAKPHQELSSLEVKPRMGLHHLEKGRAASTSPHSNDETESLERLSKQGFTGEPMYRKRREGSNPRSVTESPVEQMDRSSAEFQISTPSAFSKLNLHRSFSPLVLSQGSWSSRSVSPCLSSRSSPLLTAPRSPHPERPPEPFSDGAEIQVANLDYRMSRKDLQQTLRETFSRYGQVKAVELSPHTDYQLKATIQMLSLQQAISAISGLHRYKVGGKRIQVSLITGGSSKSLSMLGTEIITILQDSPASCLPLFKFTEIYEKKYSRKLVVGDLYKLPEVVAVREQGGSRLVCLLPSSQIRQSPLGSSQSQEGSSSASGSPVVFEELEYHDPVCRQHYKQQDFSEADFDPDSYKIPFVVTSLSTLASEIHSLLQSHEGTLPLLSFPDCYAAKFSPMQLGNESLEGGVPLEHLITCVPSITIVTAQNGFKVIKWIHNKPSAPNSEPWIQRCKSPVGNPQLIQFSREIIDLLKNQPSCIMPMSKFIPSYHHHFAKQCRVSDYGYSKLLELLEAVPHVLQILGMGTKRLLTLTHRAQVKRFTQDLLKLLKFQASKQVAITDFMQAYHWCFSRDWRVVDYGICDLMDLLNEIPDTTITITHQDTDTVISVPKRERTVEEMERTKQFGKEVVDLLRHQPHCRMPFSKFIPTYHHHFGRQCKLSYYGFTKLMELFEAIPDILMVLECGEEKVLTLTEVERIKALAAQLVKLLRAQKNCSLPVSQLLTEYSNTFGYGLRLQDYDASSLPALLSKLCHVVKVVDGSESREVQLINRKSLRSLTSQLLGLLMSQDDQQVTKGIRVEMLSQQYLSVHGALLNPCEYGFLSLSELLKSMPYLVELYHEERDDNSTAGNTASGRGEEWVRLTLLYQFARNVRALLHTYHYNQIFLTEFLGAYNKFTGCTLESRFYGYTSTDELLGAIPQVVWIKGHGHKRIIVLKNDMKARASTSSPSSPRPGESIGSPRDSPFSNSTSGAQSPAGDTVAESELLCLASPVDLLCGPVPSCLPSPQLHPDPVLLQRADLIHFEEKNPTAQTPVNNEAEVVTAVVADSTTDQHEQPGLVEDSAVSKLPVPPDMKTNLSMDSPGRRAMRSKIKLAANFSFPAGL, via the exons ACTGCCCCTGTCCAGATCCCCATCTGTAATGGCTGTGGCACCTCCTCAGATGGCATTATGCTCCTGCAATCAACCAGCCTTAGCAAGACGGGCCAAAAGTATG GTTCTCCAGAGACTTGTGTTCCTGAAAACATCCCTCCAGTGGGTGTCTTTTGGGATATTGAAAACTGCAGCGTACCCAGTGGACGCTCTGCAGGAGCAGTGGTTCAGCGCATTCGCAGCCGATTCTTTCAGGGACACCGTGAGGCAGAATTCATTTGTGTCTGTGATATAAGCAAAGAGAGTAAAGCTGTCATCCAAGAGCTCAACAACTGCCAG GTCACTGTGGCACATATCAATGCCACAGCCAAGAATGCTGCAGATGATAAGCTTCGCCAGAGTCTGCGACGCTTTGCCGAGACCCACACTGCACCTGCAACAGTTGTACTGGTATCCT CGGATGTGAATTTTGCCAGTGAGCTGAGTGACTTGCGTCATCGCCATGGTTTCCAGGTTATCCTTGTCCATGGTAGCCATACATCTTCAGCCCTGCTACAGCATGCCCACTGCCATGTGGCCTTTCAGGAGATCACAGCTGATCTGCCACCTCGTATGCCTATCAAAGAACAG CCCAGTTTCAACCTCCTATATGTGCACAACCTCCCTGTCAACTGTGACAAGAGCCTGCGGAACGCTGTGAAGCTCAGGCTCCGCCGTCTGTCCGACAACTGTGGGGGCAAGGTGCTGGGCATGTCCCAGGGTACAGCAGTCCTGCGGTTTGGCAGCCCTGAGGCAGCTGCACGTGCCCGCAAGCGAATGGAAAATGAGGATGTGTTTGGTCGTCGAATCAGCCTCTCCTTCTCCCCACGGCCCAGAGATGATGCAAGTCCTGAACCCGAGCTTCAGTCTCGGACCCACCTCTTATTTCAGCCTCAGGCTCTTCCCCAGACTTATCAAAGCCAGGACTCAATGTTTGCCCCTGCCCCTACCATATCCTCCTTTTCCTTTCTGCCCCTGGAGAAGCCAAGGTCACCCAGGAGGCCAAGGCGAACAACCCGCCACTACAACAACCCAGGCCCCTTGCCTGAACGGCCCTACAGCCCCAGAAGAGGGTGCAGTGGGCCTCCCGGCGGTGCTTCAGCCAAGCCCCATCAG GAACTGAGTAGTTTGGAAGTTAAGCCAAGAATGGGCTTACACCACCTGGAGAAAGGACGTGCTGCTTCCACTTCGCCCCACAGTAATGATGAGACGGAGTCTTTGGAGAGGCTGTCCAAGCAAGGCTTTACTGGAGAACCCATGTACAGGAAAAG GAGAGAAGGCTCCAACCCACGCAGTGTCACTGAATCCCCTGTAGAACAAATGGACAGGAGCTCGGCAGAGTTCCAGATTAGCACACCGTCAGCGTTTAGCAAGTTGAATCTTCACAGGAGCTTCAGTCCCCTTGTCCTGTCCCAAGGTTCCTGGTCATCCAG GAGTGTGTCCCCCTGCTTGTCCAGCCGCTCCTCGCCACTCCTGACTGCACCTCGTAGCCCTCATCCAGAACGACCTCCTGAGCCTTTCTCAGATGGGGCAGAGATCCAGGTGGCCAACCTGGACTACAGAATGTCCCGCAAGGATTTGCAGCAGACGTTGCGTGAAACATTCTCCCGATATGGGCAG GTGAAAGCTGTGGAACTTAGCCCTCACACTGACTATCAGCTCAAGGCCACGATCCAGATGTTGTCCCTTCAGCAGGCCATAAGTGCAATCAGTGGTCTGCACCGTTATAAAGTTGGAGGAAAGCGCATTCAGGTGTCTCTGATCACTGGTGGCAGCAGTAAATCCCTCTCCATGCTCGG CACAGAGATCATCACCATACTTCAGGATTCACCTGCCAGCTGCCTTCCCCTATTCAAGTTCACAGAGATCTATGAGAAAAA ATATTCTCGTAAGCTGGTGGTTGGGGATCTGTACAAGCTACCAGAGGTGGTAGCAGTGCGGGAACAGGGAGGCTCAAGGCTTGTGTGCCTTCTTCCTAGCAGTCAAATTCGTCAGAGTCCCCTTGGATCTTCCCAGTCTCAGGAGGGCTCTTCCTCTGCTAGTGGAAGCCCTGTGGTGTTTGAGGAGTTGGAATACCATGACCCTGTCTGTAGACAACATTACAAACAGCAGGACTTCAG TGAGGCTGACTTTGACCCGGACTCCTATAAAATCCCTTTTGTTGTGACATCTCTAAGCACTTTGGCTTCTGAGATCCACAGTCTACTCCAGTCACACGAGGGAACTCTTCCGTTACTCAG cttTCCAGACTGCTATGCAGCCAAATTCAGTCCAATGCAGTTAGGAAATGAGTCACTGGAGGGAGGTGTACCCCTGGAGCATCTCATTACCTGTGTTCCCAGTATTACAATAGTAACAGCACAGAATGGCTTTAAAGTCATCAAATGGATCCACAACAAACCATCAGCACCAAACTCAG AACCATGGATACAGCGCTGCAAGAGTCCAGTTGGAAATCCCCAGCTCATCCAATTCAGCCGAGAGATTATTGACCTGTTGAAGAATCAGCCCTCATGCATCATGCCCATGAGCAAGTTCATTCCCTCATACCACCATCACTTTGCCAAACAATGTCGTGTCTCTGACTATGGTTACTCTAAGCTGCTGGAGCTGCTGGAGGCAGTGCCACATGTCCTGCAG atCTTGGGTATGGGTACGAAACGTCTACTCACCTTGACCCATCGTGCGCAAGTAAAGCGCTTCACTCAAGACCTGCTTAAACTGCTCAAATTTCAGGCTAGCAAACAAGTGGCGATAACGGACTTCATGCAAGCCTACCACTG GTGCTTCTCCAGAGACTGGAGGGTAGTTGACTATGGCATATGTGACCTAATGGATCTGCTGAATGAAATCCCTGACACCACCATCACTATTACACATCAAGACACAGACACGGTCATCTCTGTGCCCAAGAGAG AGCGAACAGTGGAGGAAATGGAGCGTACTAAGCAGTTTGGGAAGGAGGTGGTGGATCTTCTCCGTCACCAGCCTCACTGCAGAATGCCTTTCAGCAAGTTCATTCCCACCTATCACCATCATTTTGGCCGTCAGTGCAAGCTAAGCTACTATGGCTTTACTAAGCTTATGGAACTTTTTGAGGCAATTCCTGACATCCTAATG GTGTTGGAGTGTGGTGAGGAGAAAGTGCTGACTCTGACAGAAGTTGAGCGCATCAAGGCCCTAGCAGCTCAGTTGGTCAAGCTGCTTCGGGCTCAGAAAAACTGTAGCCTTCCTGTCAGCCAGCTGTTAACGGAGTACAGCAACACTTTCGGTTATGGTCTACGACTTCAAGACTATGATGCCAGCTCCCTGCCAGCTCTGCTGTCCAAACTCTGCCATGTAGTCAAG GTGGTGGATGGCTCTGAGAGTCGAGAAGTGCAATTAATCAACAGAAAGTCTCTGCGCTCCCTGACCTCTCAGTTACTGGGTCTGCTTATGTCCCAAGATGATCAACAAGTCACCAAGGGTATCAGAGTTGAAATGTTAAGCCAGCAATATCTGTCAGTCCATGGAGCCTTGCTCAATCCATGTGAATATGGGTTCCTCTCCCTCAGCGAGTTGCTTAAGAGCATGCCATACCTTGTTGAG tTGTACCACGAAGAAAGGGATGACAACAGCACAGCTGGTAACACTGCCAGTGGTCGTGGTGAGGAGTGGGTGAGGCTGACTTTGCTTTACCAGTTTGCCCGTAATGTACGTGCCCTCCTCCACACCTACCATTACAACCAGATCTTCTTGACTGAGTTCTTGGGGGCCTACAACAAATTTACAGGCTGCACTCTTGAATCTCGTTTCTATGGATACACCAGCACAGATGAGTTGCTTGGAGCCATTCCACAG GTGGTCTGGATCAAAGGTCATGGTCACAAGAGGATAATCGTGttaaaaaatgatatgaaaG cAAGAGCAAGCACTTCTTCCCCCAGCAGCCCCAGGCCAGGAGAGAGCATAGGGAGTCCGAGAGACAGCCCCTTTAGCAACTCAACATCTGGAGCTCAGAGCCCAG CTGGTGATACAGTGGCAGAATCAGAGCTACTATGCCTGGCATCACCAGTAGACCTGCTGTGTGGTCCTGTACCATCCTGCCTGCCTTCACCTCAACTCCACCCAGATCCCGTTCTCCTCCAGAGGGCGGACCTGATTCACTTTGAGGAGAAAAATCCAACAGCACAAACACCAG TGAATAATGAAGCTGAGGTGGTGACTGCAGTGGTTGCAGATAGCACTACTGATCAACACGAGCAGCCTGGTTTAGTAGAAGACTCTGCAGTGTCCAAACTTCCAGTGCCCCCTGACATGAAGACTAACTTGTCCATGGACAGTCCAGGCAGAAGAGCCATGCGCAGCAAAATAAAGTTAGCTGCAAACTTCTCATTCCCAGCAGGCCTCTGA